The nucleotide sequence CAGGTAAGCGCACTGAAGATACACATGAAACGCCAGCAAACTTTCTGAAAACGGCGTCATTAGTTTAAATGAAATATAACATGTTACCTTGGGGGCATTTAATATCACaacacacatttgaaatgtaGAAACAGTTTCTTTTTTAAAAACTATTCGCATCAGCTACTTGGTTCCAGAACCTTCTAATGACCAATTCTACcccctgggtgtgtgttcatgctcctCAGCTCCTCAAGGACCATGGTCTGGATGTTTGCCGATGAGACCCAGTCATTGAACGTCACCAAAGAGGGTTTTGTGGTCCTGCATGGCACCACCAACAGAATCAAGTATCAGTTGCTCCCCTGACCCTGAACTGTCCTACACCTCCGCAGTTAGTGTGGAGTCGATTCTCAGACGCTCGTCTGGAGAGAACCCTCTCacgttttgatgtgtgtgtgtgctgtgttgcagGTGGCTGTGCCAGAGGTATTCCCCCTGCGGTGACTTGCCAGCTCAGAGTCTCCAGGCTCCAGACTACTTCTTCATCATTGAGATCTCAAACAAGTATGTGCTTTTTTGAAGGTCGTGGGAGACAAGTGTTGTGAATTCACAGTAAAGCAGGAGTTTCCGGTTTGTTCTTTTTCCTTTGCAGGGGCGTAGATTTGAGTACCTACTGTGACTACGCGCTACGGTTTACCCTCCACGTGCATGGCTTCCCATTGGATCCTCACAGAGGCCTGTTCTACATGCTGGTAAGTGTGCTTCGTCCTGTTCCCCCTCAACCAAAATGCCCTTCTCAAGAGGCTGTAGTGTACTAAACTCCCTTCTCAAGAGGCTGTGGTGTACTAAACTCCCTTCTCAAGAGGCTGTAGTGTACTAAACTCCCTTCTCAAGAGGCTGTAGTGTACTAAACTCCCTTCTCAAGAGGCTGTAGTGTACTAAACTCCCTTCTCAAGAGGCTGTAGTGTACTAAACTCCCTTCTCAAGAGGCTGTAGTGTACTAAACTCCCTTCTCAAGAGGCTGTAGTGTACTAAACTCCCTTCTCAAGAGGCTGTGGTGTACTAATTCCATTGAAATTGTCTCAACCTCCTAGATGACTTTTGCCACCTTCTCGGCAATCCTCTTCAGTTTCATCGTGTACAACTGCTGCGGCCCGAGCATCAAGCGTCTGGCCCAGCTGACCTACATGGCCGCCCAGCAGTGGAACAAGGCAGACACCGGTAAAACCCcactctttaaaaaaaaaaaaaagggggggtcagatggctgtgcGGTTAGGGAGtaaggctattaatcagaaggttgctggttcgattccaggccgtgcaaaatgtccttgggcaaggcacttcaccctacttgcctcggggggaatgtccctgtacttactgtaagtcgctctggataagagcgtctgttaaatgaaatgtaaaaagAAAATACTATATAACAAGGCAGAAGGTCCCTGTACTAATGCTACTTTGTGGTGCATTGTTGCTATCCCACAGTCTGAAGTGGTGAGTCCAGCTCTCTAGAATGTAATGTTTGTTCTTCTTTCTTCCAGATTCGGACATCTCCTTAAGAGACAGTGAGCATAGTGTACTCAGACAACTCGAATGAATCCACCCCCATGGCCAGCTTTTTATACGTGACAAGCTTTTAAAACAGTACACTACAACAACGCTCACCATTcactttattaaaaaaaaagaaaaggcagTGTCAACGTGAAATAAACTTTTATATTAGAACGTCCAAGGTTCACCCTTCTGTGCCTACTGTAAGTAAATGAACACAATTGAAATTGGGGGGAGTTAAAAAATTAAAGATCAAACATTACTCACTGATACAAAACTCTCACCCTTCTATTCTTTAAGTTACATGAGAACTAGTGTCAGTTTCATACCATTATTCAGTTTCTATGTGTTATACAGGAGGTGTAGACATAAATGCAATGTACACTATGCAGATATAGGATGACAGATACTCGGTGGGGTGTGTTAGTTGGCATGCTGCGCAGTAGAGAAACACAGCTTCAATGTGTATGGATAAGGACCACCTGCGGAAAGAGGGTAAAGGTATATGAATAAAATggtaaaataaaaaagttacaaaTATTCAATGTGCTGGATGGTTTGAGAACTCACTAGGGTTCTTCATCTGGTAGTGGTTCATCAAGGCCAGAGCCTCCATGGCGTCGTTGATGGACTCCCACTCCAGCAGGCCGGAGGAGCTGCGCTCACCTGTAGCCCCGCCCGAGGCAAGAGAGACACAGTCCAATTTATTGACACTGGACGAGAAGGCTTCCTGGAAATGCTACGCATTTTTTTGTCATGTATACGATGGGTTTGGCGTGAACGTTACTTATCACTCACTCTTTccagaaaaaagtttgacatTCGACGCGCTCTTGATTCCCAGTTCGTCGCAGACCTGGTAGAAGATAGAACAACGTCAGAATCCTCTTCCCTTCTCAGACAAAATGTTTGATACGGCACGGATCAAACTCATCATTACTATTAATacacaagcccctccccctttctcccaccTGGCTGAAGATTTCATTAGAGATGTCAGGCTGGCCGTTGAAAAAGTGCAGGACGTTGCTCGGGTGCTGGATGCGGTTCTTGGCCGCCTGTTCCGGGGAGGTGAAGCGGTTGTTGCGGGAGCCATGGAAGTCTTTAAAACTGCTGGAGCCGTCTTCCAGCTCGTAAGACTGGCCGGGCATGATGGCCTGCTGTTTGGACACACTAGCAGAACACAGGCATCTGTTACTCCAACAACTATCAATGCAACTACGCTGGCACAAAATAAATCACAGGACAGCGCTGCGTTTTTGTGGATCGTTAGTGAGGAGCGCTTACCAGACATTGAGCTTCtgcccaaacaggaagttgttgtTGAGGTGGGTGATGGCGCGGTCTACAGCATAGCAGTCTCCCATCTCCACCATGGCTGCCCCAGGCTTGCTCTTCATGAACTTAACCTGAGCGTAGATAACAACACAGATCAGGAAACAGTAACATCTTTTTCATGTGTCCTGCCAATCACAAAGCAGTATTTGTTCGTCgatctgtttgtttttgtgtcgcTTGCGACTCACCCGCTCCACGTTGCCatagagacagaagacgttgAACACCCTGTCTGCGTTGACCTTCGAGGGCTCCAGGCCGTACACCATGACAACGGGGGAGTCCGCATGGGGGCCGTACtcagggggcggggggccgTATCCAGGCCCAAAACGCTGGCCTCGACCACGGCCCCCCATGGGGGCCCCCATGCGACGTCCCTCGTAGTGCGGGGGGGGCCCGTAGCTCTCGTCGTTATAGCCATGATAGCCTCCCTGAGCGCCACCTTGTGTGAGGATAATCGGGCAAATAGACATCCGAGATTAATGTGTCGCTCTTTTGCGGCTATCGTACTGGTAGCAATGTTTGGGGTTGAATGTTTACCGTAATCAGGAGGATGGTCTCCCAGAAGGGCGGGCTGCCTTGCTCGCTTGTTAGAATTGGCATTTGGATCTAAAGGCACCAAAGGGTAAAGAAAAGGTCAAGTGAACTGGACCCCTGATATCAAACCCCACTTCTAAGTGCACATGTACTGAACAGCTAAAGGGAACGGTTGTGATCAACATGCAGGAGTTGGGTCAAGATAGTAAAGTGTGTTAATTCGCTCATGAATCAAGTTTGCAGGCTTCGAGTTCCCCTGAGACCATTTTGTTGCATCACTAGAAATAATGTAACATAatggagatttttttttttttttttttacaggagcATAAAGGACACAAATGCATCTTGttctcaaactcacacacaccttgtgaATTGTTCCAATTGCCTTCCCCGTCAGCATCTGTGCaggtacatacacatacatcaaCACCAAAACATGGATACTAGCAGGGTAGTGAAATATTCTAGCAACCAAACCACACCACTGCTGGACATTTTTCACTTGGGAGATAATGGttgcaacaaaaacaacaaaaaaaacaggcaTGTACAGTTTAAAAAATGACATCTAAATATTGAAATCAATGAATGACCCCAAGCTGATTTGAAAATAACTTTATAACATTAGCAGCTACATTTTAAGCTACTGCTGCAGTCTGGTTTCATCTCACTTCCAAGACCCATTTTCTACAACGAGAACAAATATTGCAAGATTGAGACATTTGAAATGAGCTCTAGCATTCCTGTGCCAGGGATCATTCAACACACCATCTTGGGCAAACTTCTGTATGGTCATAAACACATGTACTCAACATCATGACAGAACCCAGGACTGGAATCTCAAAATGTTAATCTAGCAGAAGAACATTCAATAACACCCCACTAGAAATGTTTATGGCATGACTGGACAACTGACTTGCTTAACGAGTTGGCAAACTAGTTTTATCCAACGCGTTTGAATGATTTCCTGACTATAGAACGCGACAACTAttctcctacccccctccccccaaatcTGTATTGTTTCCAAGAGATCCAATAACGATCTGGCTCTCAACACGTTCAACCAGATTCCTCATTTGAAATTCCAAACCTGGTCTTCTTGAAAACGTCGTTAAAAAGATAAACGATTCACTTGGGGGGGATTGACGTTAAGTCACCACGGTAACACAGACATTTAcatgtatcccccccccccccaatcaggTCAGTCATGTCTTTACATGTACTTACAGCACCAGACATGGAGCGCACAGGACGCAGTGGGCAGGTAGGGGGCGCTCTTCAGCAACGATCCTACCCTCCACACCTGTGACTCCAACTCACTcttcccctttccttccccaCCACCAGAGAAAGTACATCCAGCAATCCTCCGATAAGAGCGGGCCGGGCTGGGTTTGTTTTTCGGgttccaacaacaaaaaaaacaaaaaaagggctGCCGTTTTGGCGGCGCGGTTCTCCCAGCTTACCGTGCTTTTAACCGCAAAGCAGGAGGGGGATTTGCACCGTTTGAGAGGGGAGTCTGtccgcagacacacagagccaaacCTGCATCACACGGGAGGCGTTAAAGGCATCACTGCGTGCCGGagtcaagagagagaaaaaacaacgTAGAAATCAACATAACAGCATAgagaaggggagatggaggggggggggggggtaaaggggaAAAGCAGAGCACCAGAGTCCATCAATGGAGAGAGAACtttgggagagaaaaaaaaaagtaaagatGAGGGTTTTTCTatcagtctgtctctgtgcttGTATGCTTGACGGTGGTGTTTGATGCTTGTGTCTTCGTGGTCCCCCCCGCCCTGGGGTTTTGGTGTGGCGCTTCTCCTCGTGTAAGTGGCCGCGAATGTTATGCCGGTTGTTTTTTGTACGATAGCTGTCCCCCCTTGACGATGTGATAGGCCATCTAGTGGCTtggcagtttttttttaagtcgTCTGGAGTGTCGATATCTGCGTGGTGTGTTGTCACTGGCCGTTCAGCTTGGGTGTGTTGTTGCCCCGTGAGTGTTCAGCTCGGGTGTGTTGTCGTGGTGTGTTGTCGTCacgaaagggggggagggggggggggggggggagagggataaGGTAGGAagaccgcacgcacacacacccaggttgAGAGACGGAAAAGACTGGGTCTCTCGGCCCTTCTGTAAACACTGTCTCGGTATGTGCTGTCGTCTGTTTTCCCCTTCTCGGGGCTGTGTGTTTGACATCTCCTCTGCCGCTCTCTGAAGCGGCTGTGGTGTGTGACAACTGGGATCCccgagggctgggaggggggggggcccccCGATCACgcacaaaaaaaaatgtgtcGTGTCTGTCGAGAGGGTGAGGTCTTCAAGCGCTCGGGAAGGTGTGCGGTTACTCGTAAAGAGGACTGGTGGTTATCAATGTAATCAGATCAGTCTGTGGTTATGGCTGGGTGTCTGCTCACATTAGGTCCTGGCCTCTGTCCCTCACCATGATCAAACGGCACTATGGCCTCTTCCTCGCCAGAGGTGGAACAGAGAGAGTGGTGGTGgacttggagggggggggggggggggggggagaggggagagaggataaGGAGAGTATCTGAGAGTTGAGGTAGTGTGATTCCAGTGTCCCCCCGACTGTGTCCGATGCATACTGTGGAGGCTGCtggttgttttttttggggtgCTCGTTGTCGGGCTTGTTTGGGGGCTGGCATGTGTCTGCTGGAAGGCTCGAGgggagctggtgtgtgtctgctggaagGCTCGAGgggagctggtgtgtgtctgctggaagGCTCGAGgggagctggtgtgtgtctgctggaagGCTCGAGgggagctggtgtgtgtctgctggaagGCTCGAGgggagctggtgtgtgtctgctggaagGCTCGAGgggagctggtgtgtgtctgctggaagGCTCGAGGGGagctggtgtgagtgtgcacgGTGAGGACACGGGGAGCGCCTTTTCTCACAAGGGCAGCCGGaaacctatttttttttttttttttttacgagcgCTCGGACCTAGCCGGATAGGAGGGCCATTCGGTCGCCTTGTCCGCCAGTTACCCGTACATGAGGAAGACTTGGGATGAAGATGTTGCGGCCGCGAGTCGAGAAAGGCCGATTAAGACCTTTCacgggtgtgtttgtgaggatgTGTGCGTTGCCTGCAGCGCCAGTCAAACGACAATGTGTCAGTGAATCCTTTTACGTCATAGTCTGACACTCACGGCAGCACACCATCTCACAAACAAAGCTAGACAGGTCCAAAGAGGCCATTAGAAACCCCAACGGGTTTACGCTCGTTCTCAAGCTCGAGCTACAACGTTCCAGAATGTACAGAAACTAGAAAAGCAGCTTCACTTGGCTTGACTGCGTTTCTGAGCTAGCATACAAGCTCCTCGCTGACAGGACACTTAGAtcgcagccagccagcctcggGGAGCTACAGTGTCTGAGGCTTGTTTCCT is from Osmerus eperlanus chromosome 27, fOsmEpe2.1, whole genome shotgun sequence and encodes:
- the hnrnpl gene encoding heterogeneous nuclear ribonucleoprotein L isoform X1, which gives rise to MAAAAGRYYNEGGRATKRQKTEEGGMTTEGYDDPHKTLPSPVVHIRGLVDGIMEADLVEALQEFGTISFVVMMPKKRQALVEYEDLNGSCNAVTYAAENQVYIAGHPAFINYSTSQKISRPGDPDDSRSVNNVLLLTIMNPIYPITTDVLYTICNNCGPVQRIVIFRKNGVQAMVEFDSVQSAQRAKASLNGADIYSGCCTLKIEYAKPTRLNVFKNDQDTWDYTNPNLSGQDADGEGNWNNSQDPNANSNKRARQPALLGDHPPDYGGAQGGYHGYNDESYGPPPHYEGRRMGAPMGGRGRGQRFGPGYGPPPPEYGPHADSPVVMVYGLEPSKVNADRVFNVFCLYGNVERVKFMKSKPGAAMVEMGDCYAVDRAITHLNNNFLFGQKLNVCVSKQQAIMPGQSYELEDGSSSFKDFHGSRNNRFTSPEQAAKNRIQHPSNVLHFFNGQPDISNEIFSQVCDELGIKSASNVKLFSGKSGATGERSSSGLLEWESINDAMEALALMNHYQMKNPSGPYPYTLKLCFSTAQHAN
- the hnrnpl gene encoding heterogeneous nuclear ribonucleoprotein L isoform X2; this encodes MAAAAGRYYNEGGRATKRQKTEEGGMTTEGYDDPHKTLPSPVVHIRGLVDGIMEADLVEALQEFGTISFVVMMPKKRQALVEYEDLNGSCNAVTYAAENQVYIAGHPAFINYSTSQKISRPGDPDDSRSVNNVLLLTIMNPIYPITTDVLYTICNNCGPVQRIVIFRKNGVQAMVEFDSVQSAQRAKASLNGADIYSGCCTLKIEYAKPTRLNVFKNDQDTWDYTNPNLSGQDPNANSNKRARQPALLGDHPPDYGGAQGGYHGYNDESYGPPPHYEGRRMGAPMGGRGRGQRFGPGYGPPPPEYGPHADSPVVMVYGLEPSKVNADRVFNVFCLYGNVERVKFMKSKPGAAMVEMGDCYAVDRAITHLNNNFLFGQKLNVCVSKQQAIMPGQSYELEDGSSSFKDFHGSRNNRFTSPEQAAKNRIQHPSNVLHFFNGQPDISNEIFSQVCDELGIKSASNVKLFSGKSGATGERSSSGLLEWESINDAMEALALMNHYQMKNPSGPYPYTLKLCFSTAQHAN